In Ruminococcaceae bacterium BL-4, one DNA window encodes the following:
- a CDS encoding LysR family transcriptional regulator, which translates to MLDIRIETFLTVCEFMNYTKAAQKLNITQPAVSYHIHTLEQEYGMKLFDLQDKKWVLTPAGQAVRSVALTIKHHDSMLRMTLQRMAKNKEHMVIGATLTIGIYLLPDIIADFLRDNPSVQIRLIIADTQELLKKLDVKEIDFAFVEGFVPQNEYETRVYSRESFIGVCAADYPLRCSSCYLEDLLKERLLLREQSSGSRKFLERCLQSRNLQMSDFHSQMEINNLDALKHLTERGCGITFLFERAVEEELQKGTLKKIPIRDFSIAHDFTFLWKKGSTFSKRYECFFKTALDCKNKKL; encoded by the coding sequence ATGCTGGATATTCGGATAGAGACTTTTTTAACAGTCTGCGAATTTATGAATTACACGAAAGCAGCACAGAAATTAAATATTACCCAGCCGGCGGTTTCCTATCACATTCATACTCTGGAACAAGAGTATGGAATGAAATTGTTTGATTTACAAGACAAAAAATGGGTTTTGACACCTGCCGGACAAGCTGTTCGTTCTGTTGCATTGACTATAAAGCATCATGATTCTATGCTTCGTATGACTCTTCAACGAATGGCAAAGAACAAAGAGCATATGGTAATTGGGGCAACTTTAACAATTGGCATCTATCTGCTTCCTGATATCATTGCGGATTTTTTGCGGGACAACCCATCTGTGCAGATTCGGCTGATTATAGCAGATACACAGGAGTTGTTAAAAAAACTTGATGTGAAGGAAATTGACTTTGCGTTTGTGGAAGGGTTTGTTCCACAGAATGAATATGAAACAAGAGTTTATAGCAGAGAATCTTTTATCGGAGTTTGTGCAGCCGATTATCCTTTGCGTTGCTCTTCTTGCTATTTGGAAGATCTTTTAAAAGAACGTCTTTTATTGAGGGAACAGAGTTCTGGCAGCCGAAAATTTTTAGAGAGATGTTTGCAGAGTCGAAATCTTCAGATGTCGGATTTTCATTCTCAAATGGAAATTAATAATTTGGATGCTTTAAAACATCTAACGGAACGAGGTTGTGGGATTACCTTTCTATTTGAGCGAGCAGTTGAAGAAGAACTGCAAAAAGGGACCCTAAAAAAGATTCCAATTAGAGATTTTTCTATTGCGCATGATTTTACATTTCTTTGGAAAAAAGGCAGCACTTTTTCTAAGCGCTATGAATGTTTTTTTAAAACAGCTTTGGACTGTAAGAATAAAAAACTATAG